The following are encoded together in the Penicillium digitatum chromosome 3, complete sequence genome:
- a CDS encoding extracellular mutant protein 11-domain-containing protein produces the protein MGVGDYVHSKEGGQARGAPDQAIQSRQQRAEQARVEVPVTQLVDSGLPGANGRGGSLESYGLSQFPNQPLNISTHGAQRNMDVFDTDVEAIDDSTMTGTSVYGFDDNKSQAASSTNAAYANADPQSMYQPRPSRNAYGSNWYEGLGDEAMKKAGFDSDDFEDFGSQMASSHGGDGGDNEKPDEAHDWHISHRPRTSEEPLSKRLENFWSASRKRTSSRQPVPIDSDPELQIQSQSKSKPRKLGQMLPPIGPRKVILPHSSSATPRTRFSPPKPSLLEQLDQQLDASPTRHNSQPPPVVGQTLCITSFREHTDSDGGSDDGMEDHTIRADGLGESGGHLTNIFDMTSLTDLDVDHTMQDPFFAHESHESHESHKSHESNESSRRGRSNTVTHSKKRPLEPDYPPEVLYQKSFSELQAEPFDKSPTPPPPVIKSPSLPPPPPVVQDTQEPKNAVSHLLALTDQERLPYLSHMTMDEWEDCGDQIIEHFTRLLSEMKNLRRARRRTAAVFEGEVKRRHDQVETESLELTNKLTEMRTGGTEVLRGRHS, from the coding sequence ATGGGGGTTGGCGATTATGTCCACTCCAAAGAAGGTGGGCAGGCTCGCGGGGCCCCCGACCAAGCTATTCAGTCGCGCCAGCAACGTGCAGAACAAGCCAGAGTCGAGGTACCAGTCACCCAGCTAGTCGATTCAGGTCTTCCGGGTGCCAATGGTAGAGGGGGATCGCTGGAATCGTATGGTCTATCTCAATTCCCAAATCAGCCCCTCAATATTTCTACGCATGGGGCGCAGCGTAACATGGATGTGTTTGATACAGACGTTGAGGCAATTGATGATTCAACCATGACGGGGACTAGTGTCTACGGATTTGATGACAACAAATCTCAGGCAGCGTCAAGTACCAATGCCGCCTACGCCAATGCGGATCCCCAATCGATGTACCAGCCTCGACCTTCTCGGAATGCTTACGGGTCTAACTGGTATGAAGGCCTAGGTGACGAAGCCATGAAGAAAGCGGGCTTTGATTCAGATGACTTTGAGGACTTTGGAAGCCAAATGGCCTCTTCTCATGGCGGAGATGGCGGGGATAATGAAAAGCCCGACGAAGCACACGACTGGCATATATCGCACAGACCGCGTACAAGCGAGGAGCCATTGAGCAAGCGCCTGGAGAATTTCTGGTCCGCCAGCAGAAAGAGAACTTCCTCTCGGCAGCCTGTCCCTATAGATTCCGACCCCGAGCTTCAGATCCAATCACAATCTAAGTCTAAGCCACGGAAATTGGGTCAAATGCTTCCTCCTATTGGGCCCCGGAAGGTCATTCTCCCTCACAGCTCGTCCGCAACACCCAGAACACGGTTCAGCCCACCAAAGCCCTCACTTCTTGAACAACTCGACCAACAACTCGATGCATCACCTACTCGCCATAACTCCCAACCTCCGCCAGTTGTTGGTCAGACACTATGCATTACATCGTTTCGGGAACATACTGACAGCGACGGCGGAAGCGATGATGGCATGGAAGACCATACCATACGTGCGGATGGACTGGGGGAAAGCGGCGGGCATTTAACCAACATCTTTGATATGACCAGTTTGACCGACCTGGACGTCGACCACACCATGCAGGATCCGTTTTTTGCGCACGAATCGCACGAATCGCACGAATCACACAAATCACATGAATCAAATGAGTCGTCGCGTCGCGGTCGTAGCAACACTGTCACCCATTCCAAAAAGCGACCACTCGAACCAGATTACCCACCAGAAGTGCTTTACCAAAAATCTTTCTCCGAGCTGCAAGCTGAGCCCTTTGATAAATCCCCAACTCCTCCGCCACCCGTCATCAAATCACCCTCCTTGCCACCTCCGCCACCTGTTGTCCAAGACACCCAGGAACCCAAGAATGCCGTATCCCATCTGTTGGCTCTGACAGACCAAGAACGCCTGCCTTATCTGTCTCATATGACCATGGATGAATGGGAAGACTGCGGAGACCAAATTATCGAGCATTTCACCCGCCTTCTTTCAGAAATGAAGAACTTACGACGTGCCCGCCGCCGCACAGCTGCTGTGTTTGAAGGAGAAGTCAAGCGCCGCCATGACCAAGTTGAAACAGAAAGCTTGGAGTTGACAAATAAGTTGACCGAGATGAGGACTGGCGGCACGGAGGTTCTCCGTGGACGTCACTCATGA
- a CDS encoding Vacuolar sorting protein 9, whose translation MGNSDVKGSTLAQDSKTAPMSSSVHKEGQKNGSDVFERRGSADSGTAADAQTDDGFVLSRSVQDPSEELPIELISLADRFVNSLSAKVHNSPPTIEKISELFQVFYSRAESHIATHISALITRINRDISPQIPAKAPRGSALSKLSSKRSQDDFTLGASGRQMLTPSEVAEKRQARRALENKRSALEEAAERRVCELVYDKLWRHKSTLDDVRDEKLRSKTAALLLVGINLKDLGIDMDLESIDEQKQNEANEFLRQAREHLAKMNDYKYPLGKLQQLAAAHKTIVDALTKLLPDKHSYCLTNLEAAISFLENVDLSTLRADELQDGPLKTPNETTTPSTEHIDSFRPHKETTTSAVATVSASPELSKPEIKEPAPSTLPKPRPPATPQQRRLSNLFQPPAKVLGAANDAVRTTADQSLKNIGATLDSSFNFLFGRLREMQNIQGPGPEGSEPILPKTLAEARRLVSLPLASATNQTLTQGELVAINSVSVDESTTSRRSSRLIDLSNAPTPRDRSVDSTRTQGSSKKPTTASLREDSSSSSPITTPLESMRNFGSTLNPLNHIPGMMKNFGRNAPETRTGRSASPSGLDIFKPSPASTVGTSGPVSPLPTSSLKIDPPIQRFLETQDARDLRIGDVTLLLEDYKRLVAALYKPAAESQ comes from the exons ATGGGGAACTCGGACGTGAAAGGTTCAACGCTTGCGCAAGATTCCAAGACAGCACCCATGTCATCATCTGTCCACAAAGAGGGGCAGAAAAATGGATCAGACGTATTCGAAAGACGAGGCTCCGCAGACTCTGGCACTGCAGCCGATGCCCAGACAGATGATGGCTTTGTGCTTTCGCGAAGCGTACAAGACCCTTCAGAAGAGCTGCCAATCGAACTCATCAGCCTGGCAGATCG TTTTGTGAATTCCCTGAGCGCCAAAGTCCACAACTCACCCCCCACGATCGAGAAGATCTCCGAGCTCTTCCAAGTTTTCTACAGCCGCGCTGAGTCCCACATTGCCACACATATTTCTGCTCTCATAACTCGCATCAATCGGGATATCTCGCCTCAGATTCCTGCAAAAGCTCCACGAGGAAGCGCGTTGTCAAAACTGAGTAGCAAACGCTCCCAAGATGATTTCACTCTTGGAGCTTCAGGTCGCCAAATGTTGACTCCGTCTGAAGTAGCCGAAAAGCGACAGGCCCGTAGAGCCCTTGAAAACAAACGGAGTGCATTAGAGGAGGCTGCCGAACGAAGGGTCTGCGAGCTTGTTTATGATAAACTCTGGCGGCACAAAAGTACATTAGATGATGTGCGGGATGAAAAGTTGCGTTCCAAGACTGCGGCTTTGCTGCTGGTCGGCATCAATCTGAAGGACCTTGGGATAGATATGGACCTTGAATCAATCGATGAGCAGAAGCAGAATGAAGCCAACGAATTTCTTCGTCAAGCCCGGGAGCATCTCGCGAAGATGAACGATTATAAATACCCTCTTGGAAAGCTTCAGCAGCTCGCAGCCGCGCACAAGACCATCGTTGACGCTCTAACTAAACTTTtgcc GGATAAACATT CTTACTGCCTAACCAATTTAGAGGCCGCAATAAGCTTTTTGGAAAACGTCGATCTCTCCACACTGCGTGCTGACGAGCTGCAGGATGGCCCTCTGAAGACCCCTAATGAGACAACGACACCATCCACAGAACACATTGATTCTTTTCGGCCCCACAAGGAGACTACAACCTCAGCTGTGGCCACTGTATCTGCATCGCCAGAACTCTCAAAACCAGAAATTAAAGAACCCGCCCCCTCTACATTGCCCAAACCTCGACCCCCCGCCACACCACAGCAACGACGCCTTAGCAACCTTTTCCAGCCGCCTGCTAAAGTTCTCGGGGCTGCAAACGATGCCGTGCGCACAACTGCCGACCAAAGTTTGAAGAACATTGGTGCTACATTGGACAGCAGTTTCAACTTTCTGTTTGGTCGTCTGAGGGAAATGCAAAACATCCAAGGACCCGGCCCTGAGGGTAGCGAACCAATACTGCCAAAGACATTGGCCGAGGCTCGTCGCCTAGTGAGCTTGCCGCTTGCCTCCGCCACCAACCAAACCCTGACCCAAGGGGAGCTCGTCGCAATCAACTCGGTTTCCGTGGATGAAAGCACAACCTCTCGCAGAAGTTCAAGACTCATAGACCTCTCTAACGCCCCTACCCCTCGAGACCGGAGCGTGGACAGTACGCGAACTCAGGGGAGCAGTAAAAAGCCCACCACGGCATCACTACGTGAAGATTCCTCGTCGAGTTCACCCATTACCACTCCGTTAGAATCGATGCGAAACTTTGGCAGCACGCTCAATCCTCTGAACCACATCCCGGGCATGATGAAGAATTTTGGCCGCAACGCACCGGAGACCCGCACCGGCAGGTCCGCATCTCCATCGGGACTGGATATATTCAAGCCATCACCTGCTTCGACGGTTGGCACTAGTGGTCCTGTCAGCCCACTCCCCACCTCTTCGCTGAAAATTGATCCTCCGATTCAGCGGTTTCTTGAGACACAGGATGCGCGTGATCTCCGGATTGGGGACGTAACCCTTCTACTGGAGGACTACAAGAGACTCGTTGCTGCGCTTTATAAGCCCGCTGCTGAGTCCCAATAA
- a CDS encoding Transcription initiation factor Rrn11: MAAPSSSVFSLPLPPWLQPPASRVSQYDRRKRKKSVGWSESDLDGNETTDIASATESEPAGPPLVLTPNESHQYRIAGFPSNQELPKGHFPHEADKYEQLRRETTSRHLKDLAALSPPIYPPQSAQQGNIRFQHLGALTAILHRCMLQGDYIRAGRAWGLILREDYRGFQMDVRNEARWGIGAEILLRRDEQETSASPGTTKVPNAMESTPINFTAKGFAAAKEYYERLILNHPFTKSSPQSISSLHFYPAMFGLWVYNTQEESKATRKNLALRQEEEPDEFSEDDNSESEFAHRRKSQSKVDAAVTAIRALELEQAQQIAVRMDQLLASPPYSDSPELLELRGMICLWIGDLSLSALSIPADFEESDDPDRMLMDETPGSLAARREHRLATEKKAAEVQRSIELFEKAKKRGRSVAYNLESLHIDDDSAK, encoded by the coding sequence ATGGCTGCGCCGTCGTCTTCGGTTTTTTCTCTACCACTACCACCTTGGCTTCAGCCACCTGCCTCTCGCGTGTCTCAATATGACCGCCGAAAACGCAAAAAGAGTGTGGGGTGGAGTGAAAGTGACCTAGATGGCAACGAAACAACTGATATCGCATCGGCTACGGAATCTGAGCCAGCTGGGCCTCCCTTAGTATTGACGCCGAATGAATCCCATCAGTACCGAATTGCCGGTTTTCCGTCCAATCAAGAATTGCCGAAAGGTCATTTCCCACATGAAGCAGACAAGTATGAGCAACTCAGAAGAGAGACTACATCACGCCACCTCAAAGACTTGGCGGCATTATCACCTCCAATCTACCCTCCTCAGTCTGCCCAGCAAGGCAACATTCGCTTCCAGCATCTGGGTGCATTGACAGCCATTTTACATCGTTGTATGCTCCAAGGTGATTACATTCGAGCGGGACGGGCTTGGGGCTTGATTTTGCGCGAAGACTACAGAGGCTTTCAAATGGATGTCCGCAACGAAGCAAGGTGGGGCATTGGCGCTGAAATCTTGTTGCGCCGTGACGAACAGGAAACCTCGGCCAGTCCTGGTACCACCAAGGTGCCGAATGCGATGGAAAGCACACCCATAAATTTTACTGCCAAGGGCTTTGCGGCAGCCAAAGAATATTACGAACGTCTTATTCTCAACCATCCATTTACGAAATCTTCACCACAGTCTATTTCCTCTTTGCACTTCTACCCTGCAATGTTTGGTCTTTGGGTGTACAACACCCAGGAAGAAAGCAAGGCGACTAGGAAAAATCTTGCTCTTcgccaagaagaagagccAGATGAATTTTCTGAGGACGACAACTCAGAATCTGAATTCGCCCACCGTCGGAAGTCACAAAGTAAGGTAGATGCTGCCGTCACGGCAATCAGGGCATTGGAGCTAGAACAGGCGCAGCAGATTGCTGTGCGCATGGACCAGCTCCTAGCGTCTCCTCCATACTCTGACTCGCCTGAATTGCTGGAGCTCAGAGGCATGATTTGTTTATGGATCGGTGATCTGTCACTGTCTGCACTATCAATACCGGCGGACTTCGAAGAAAGCGACGATCCCGATCGAATGCTCATGGATGAAACCCCAGGCTCCCTTGCAGCGAGACGTGAGCACAGGCTTGCAACTGAAAAGAAAGCAGCTGAAGTTCAAAGGTCGATCGAGCTCTtcgagaaggccaagaaacgAGGCAGGAGTGTCGCATACAATCTGGAGAGTCTCCATATTGATGATGACTCTGCTAAGTGA
- a CDS encoding Catalase: MGQANEPKTYRYNETPVYTASNGCPVMDPQAAQRIGPNGPLLMQDFHLIDLLAHFDRERIPERVVHAKGAGAYGEFEVTDDISDLTIIDMLKGVGKRTKMLTRFSTVGGEKGSPDSARDPRGFAMKFYTEEGNWDWVFNNTPVFFLRDPAKFPIFIHTQKRNPQTNLKDATMFWDYLSTHHEAVHQVMHLFSDRGTPYSYRHMNGYSGHTYKWIKPDGTFHYVQIHCKTDQGNKTLTNDEAAQLSAENPDWHTQDLFEAIQRGEHPSWTCYVQVLSPEQAEKFRWNVFDLTKVWPQNEVPLRRFGRFTLNQNPQNYFAEIEQAAFSPSHMVPGAEPSADPVLQSRLFSYPDTHRHRLGGNYEQIPVNCPLKAFNPSHRDGYMNVNGNYGANPNYPSTFRPLAYKPVKASQGHEKWSGAVIAEQYPVTSEDYVQANGLWQVLGRTPGQQENFVSNIAGHLCGADERVRKATYEMFRRVNADLGARIQSATEAQINGAPPARL; this comes from the exons ATGGGTCAAGCTAACGAGCCTA AAACTTACCGCTACAATGAGACTCCGGTCTACACGGCCTCCAACGGCTGCCCA GTCATGGATCCCCAGGCTGCTCAGCGCATTGGCCCCAACGGCCCTCTTCTGATGCAGGATTTCCACCTGATCGATCTGCTGGCACATTTCGACCGTGAGCGCATTCCTGAGCGCGTGGTTCACGCCAAGGGTGCTGGCGCCTACGGAGAGTTCGAGGTCACTGATGATATTAGCGATCTC ACCATCATTGATATGCTCAAGGGTGTTGGTAAGAGGACCAAGATGCTCACCCGCTTCTCGACCGTCGGTGGTGAGAAGGGATCCCCGGACAGTGCCCGTGATCCTCGTGGATTCGCCATGAAATTCTACACCGAGGAGGGCAACTGGGATTGGGTGTTTAACAACACCCCGGTTTTCTTCCTACGCGACCCTGCGAAATTCcccatcttcatccacaCCCAAAAGCGCAACCCGCAGACCAACCTGAAGGACGCCACCATGTTCTGGGACTACCTCTCCACCCACCACGAGGCCGTTCACCAGGTGATGCATCTGTTCAGTGACCGTGGCACCCCATACTCCTACCGTCACATGAACGGCTACTCCGGCCACACCTACAAGTGGATTAAACCAGATGGCACCTTCCACTACGTCCAGATTCACTGCAAGACTGACCAGGGCAACAAGACCCTCACCAACGATGAGGCGGCCCAGCTGTCCGCCGAGAACCCTGACTGGCACACCCAGGACCTATTCGAGGCCATCCAGCGCGGCGAGCATCCCTCCTGGACCTGCTACGTGCAAGTCCTGAGCCCCGAGCAGGCCGAGAAATTCCGCTGGAACGTCTTTGACCTGACCAAAGTCTGGCCCCAGAACGAAGTGCCTCTGCGCCGTTTCGGCCGCTTCACCCTAAACCAGAACCCGCAGAACTACTTCGCGGAGATCGAACAAGCCGCATTCTCCCCCTCCCACATGGTTCCTGGTGCCGAGCCTTCCGCCGACCCCGTCCTTCAGTCCCGTCTCTTCTCCTATCCTGACACGCACCGCCATCGCCTGGGCGGAAACTACGAGCAAATCCCCGTCAACTGCCCGCTGAAAGCATTCAACCCTTCCCACCGCGATGGCTATATGAACGTGAACGGCAATTATGGTGCCAACCCTAACTACCCCTCTACCTTCCGCCCGCTCGCCTACAAGCCCGTCAAGGCTAGTCAGGGGCACGAAAAGTGGTCTGGCGCGGTCATCGCCGAGCAATACCCTGTGACCTCCGAGGACTACGTCCAGGCTAACGGTCTGTGGCAGGTCCTTGGCCGTACCCCCGGCCAGCAGGAGAACTTTGTCAGTAACATCGCGGGCCACCTGTGTGGCGCCGATGAGCGTGTTCGCAAGGCTACTTATGAGATGTTCCGTCGTGTGAACGCGGATCTTGGTGCTCGCATCCAATCTGCCACGGAGGCTCAGATTAATGGTGCCCCGCCAGCGCGTTTATAG
- a CDS encoding Lipase, class 3: MPRKCSWIEFSINSLLLSAALLSGAASASGYYPHSQPLPIIPPQVPLNGAEATPDTHEFFLRHIFHRGTSEQPELHARLDVKPDTRLRTVSEDGYGELYIASESSLVASSSPLTIQRLADRRFSAIQGHLAAARSSGFAAALSPLEWVMDTLPGPNITDKQTVLTFAQMTANDYIEEPGTGQWHTIHGQFNYSGSFGWQKDGLRGHIYSDKTNSTVIISLKGTSPALFDGAGTTTNDKVNDNLFFSCCCGQGGSYLWRQSCDCQTATFTANLTCIVDSMTDENRYYRAAVDLYSNVTEIYPDSNIWMTGHSLGGAMTSLVGLTFGLPVVTFEAIPEALPAARLGLPSPPGYDPRFPQSRQFTGSYHFGHTADPIYMGTCNGINSICTWGGYAMESVCHTGQVCTYDTVADKGWRVGLGTHKIQNVISDVILKYDSVPSCVAEEECFDCELWKFFRSNGSEITTTTTTTPTASPTRTSTCKTPGWWGCLDDSTTATTTTTTTATATTTTSLPSTATTTTCLTPGWFGCNDPTTTVTPAPTVTTTLPTVTATTSCHDPGWFGCRDETSTASPTSATCKHNSRFFAEAQMKLAKASCSTLEGLAFLKSARPTPYLRVRKGTPRLADLGSTEQIQLTA, encoded by the exons ATGCCTCGAAAATGTTCATGGATTGAATTTAGCATCAATAGCCTATTGCTGTCGGCAGCATTACTATCAGGTGCTGCTTCCGCGTCAGGCTATTATCCACACTCTCAACCACTTCCCATCATCCCGCCCCAGGTACCTTTGAATGGGGCCGAGGCCACACCAGACACCCATGAGTTT TTCTTACGCCACATTTTCCACCGAGGTACATCTGAACAACCCGAGCTTCATGCAAGACTCGACGTCAAGCCAGACACTCGCCTTCGAACTGTATCCGAAGATGGCTACGGAGAACTCTATATTGCATCGGAGTCCTCTTTGGTTGCTTCTTCTAGTCCTCTCACAATACAGCGGCTAGCCGACCGACGATTCTCGGCGATTCAAGGTCACTTGGCAGCAGCGCGGTCCTCGGGCTTTGCAGCCGCCTTGTCTCCACTAGAATGGGTCATGGACACCTTGCCAGGACCGAACATTACAGACAAGCAGACTGTCTTGACATTTGCACAAATGACCGCAAATGACTATATCGAGGAACCTGGAACAGGACAGTGGCACACTATCCATGGCCAGTTCAATTATTCGGGGAGCTTCGGTTGGCAAAAGGATGGACTGAGAGGGCACATCTACTCCGATAAGACAAACAGCACTGTCATCATTTCCCTGAAGGGCACTTCGCCGGCTCTTTTTGACGGCGCAGGTACCACAACAAACGACAAAGTCAATGATAATCTCTTCTTCAGTTGTTGCTGCGGTCAAGGAGGCTCATATCTATGGAGGCAGTCCTGCGATTGCCAGACTGCTACGTTCACGGCAAATTTGACATGCATCGTCGATTCTATGACCGACGAAAACCGGTATTACCGGGCAGCGGTCGACCTATACTCTAACGTTACCGAGATCTACCCAGATTCAAATATTTGGATGACCGGTCATTCGCTGGGTGGCGCAATGACCAGTCTGGTTGGATTGACGTTCGGGTTGCCTGTGGTCACTTTTGAGGCCATCCCAGAGGCACTACCTGCAGCTCGGCTTGGCCTGCCAAGCCCGCCAGGCTATGACCCACGATTTCCACAGTCGCGACAGTTCACTGGATCCTACCACTTTGGACATACAGCAGATCCAATCTACATGGGAACCTGCAATGGAATAAACTCTATTTGTACATGGGGCGGCTATGCGATGGAGTCAGTATGTCATACCGGACAGGTATGCACATATGACACTGTGGCAGACAAGGGCTGGCGTGTTGGTCTTGGCACTCACAAGATTCAAAACGTGATTTCTGATGTTATCTTGAAATACGACAGTGTTCCCTCATGTGTCGCAGAAGAGGAATGCTTCGACTGCGAACTCTGGAAGTTCTTCCGGAGCAACGGCTCTGAGATTACCACTACTACAACTACCACCCCCACTGCATCTCCCACTAGAACTTCTACGTGCAAGACCCCCGGCTGGTGGGGCTGTTTGGACGATAGCACAACTGCTACAACTACTACAACTACTACTGCTACTGCTACTACTACTACGTCACTGCCAAGCACTGCCACTACTACGACATGTTTGACTCCCGGTTGGTTCGGGTGCAATGATCCTACCACAACGGTCACACCAGCACCCACGGTGACCACCACTTTGCCCACAGTGACTGCAACGACCAGTTGTCACGACCCAGGGTGGTTTGGCTGCCGTGACGAAACTAGCACCGCCTCGCCCACATCCGCGACCT GTAAGCACAATTCGAGGTTCTTTGCCGAGGCACAGATGAAATTAGCCAAGGCCTCGTGCAGCACCTTGGAGGGACTAGCCTTT CTGAAGTCTGCAAGACCAACTCCGTATCTTCGTGTTCGGAAGGGCACGCCGAGGCTTGCCGATCTCGGATCGACAGAGCAGATTCAGCTGACAGCCTGA
- a CDS encoding MFS alpha-glucoside transporter, putative — protein sequence MAEPKASDAITPVDGLPEDGYSSTAGPASDSSMTKVIQNAKVATEKEHSMTLMQGIRLYPKAVVWINNFYAFPQFNRKYGERLANGTYEVSAAWQAGLSNGAYCGEIIGLFINGWASERFGYRYTIMACLVLVSAWTSIFFTAKNVQSLLVAEILCGIPWGVFQTLTITYASEVCPVALRGYLTTYVNFCWGLGQLIGIGVIKGMLSRTDEWAYRIPYGLQWMWPLPLFTGIWLAPESPWWLVRKGRTEDAKRSLIRLTSKSQGDFDPDETISMMVHTTALEEKITKGASYLDCFRGTDRRRTEIVCMVWAIQNLSGNSFSNYSTYFLEQAGLSSANSYAFAMGQYGINMVGVFGSWFLMTLGIGRRTLYLYGLCGLCAMLLIMGFLGLVPEEHKTQASLATGAMMLIWALFYQLTVGTVCFSLVAELSTRRLQIKTVVLGRNLYNIVAIVCGVLTPYMLNPGAWNWGNYAGFFWGGICFLCIIYTYFRVPEPRGRSFAELDLLFERGTSARKFATTQVDVFDETIESRAVDDYRAEKNDPTDESQLEKNHGPI from the exons ATGGCCGAACCCAAGGCCTCAGATGCCATCACACCGGTGGATGGCCTTCCCGAAGATGGTTACTCTTCGACCGCCGGACCCGCTTCGGATTCGTCCATGACAAAGGTCATTCAGAATGCAAAGGTAGCCACAGAGAAGGAGCATTCCATGACACTGATGCAGGGAATCCGGTTATATCCTAAGGCCGTAGTTTGGA TCAACAACTTCTATGCATTCCCGCAATTCAACCGCAAATATGGGGAGCGACTAGCCAATGGCACATATGAAGTATCCGCAGCG TGGCAAGCAGGTCTGAGCAACGGTGCTTACTGCGGCGAAATCATCGGTTTATTCATCAACGGTTGGGCTTCGGAACGCTTCGGTTACCGGTACACGATTATGGCTTGCCTCGTTCTTGTCAGCGCGTGGACGTCAATCTTCTTCACGGCCAAGAATGTGCAATCCTTGCTTGTAGCGGAGATTCTCTGTGGTATTCCCTGGGGTGTTTTCCAGACTTTGACGATTACCTACGCTTCGGAGGTGTGTCCCGTGGCACTGCGAGGATATTTGACGACCTATGTCAATTTCTGCTGGGGCCTTGGTCAGCTGATTGGCATTGGGGTGATTAAGGGCATGTTGAGCCGGACCGACGAATGGGCCTACCGGATTCCGTACGGGCTGCAATGGATGTGGCCGCTGCCACTCTTCACTGGAATTTGGCTGGCTCCCGAATCTCCGTGGTGGTTGGTTCGGAAAGGCCGCACGGAAGATGCGAAACGGTCCCTGATACGCTTGACCAGCAAAAGTCAAGGGGACTTCGATCCCGATGAGACGATCTCGATGATGGTTCACACTACTGCTCTGGAGGAAAAGATTACCAAAGGTGCGAGCTACCTGGATTGCTTCCGGGGTACCGATCGACGCCGCACAGAGATTGTCTGTATGGTCTGGGCGATTCAGAATCTTAGTGGAAACTCCTTTTCCAATTACTCGACCTACTTTTTGGAACAGGCTGGGTTAAGTTCCGCTAACTCGTATGCCTTTGCGATGGGTCAGTATGGCATCAATATGGTTGGCGTGTTTGGATCGTGGTTCCTCATGACACTCGGAATCGGCCGGCGCACGTTGTATCTGTACGGTCTCTGTGGTCTGTGCGCCATGCTCCTGATCatgggtttccttggtcttGTTCCTGAAGAGCATAAAACCCAAGCTTCCCTGGCCACGGGCGCCATGATGTTGATCTGGGCCCTATTCTACCAGCTAACGGTTGGCACGGTCTGCTTCTCTCTTGTAGCCGAGCTCTCCACCCGCCGACTTCAGATCAAGACAGTCGTTCTCGGCCGCAACTTATACAACATCGTCGCCATTGTCTGCGGCGTTCTGACGCCTTATATGCTGAACCCCGGCGCTTGGAACTGGGGCAACTACGCTGGTTTCTTTTGGGGTGGCATCTGCTTTCTGTGCATCATTTATACTTACTTCCGCGTTCCCGAGCCTCGCGGCCGCTCGTTTGCCGAGCTGGACCTGCTCTTTGAGCGCGGCACTAGCGCTCGCAAGTTTGCAACGACCCAGGTGGACGTTTTCGATGAGACTATTGAGAGCCGCGCGGTTGATGATTACCGGGCGGAGAAGAACGACCCTACCGATGAGAGTCAATTGGAGAAAAACCACGGTCCGATATGA
- a CDS encoding Enoyl-CoA hydratase/isomerase family protein gives MFARQCTRLVTARTSVPLTSYLARVRGYSSAAGGYEHILTSTPKPGVGLITLNRTKALNALSTPLFKELNEALSNYDNDKSIGAIIITGSEKAFAAGADIKEMAPLSFSAAYSENFIAPWSHLATSIRTPVIAAVSGYALGGGCELALMCDILYCTETATFGQPEIKLGTIPGAGGSQRLTRAVGKSKAMELILTGKNFSGKEAGEWGVAAKVVPGGKEELLEQAYKTAETIASYSRVAVIAGKEVVNKSQELSLKEGVEYERRLFHALFGSKDQKIGMTAFAEKKKAEWSHE, from the exons ATGTTTGCCCGTCAATGCACTCGTCTGGTCACTGCTCGGACATCGGTCCCTTTGACTTCCTACCTAGCCCGAGTCCGGGGTTATTCTTCAGCCGCTGGTGGCTACGAGCACATCCTCACTTCAACCCCCAAGCCCGGCGTGGGATTGA TTACTCTTAACCGCACCAAGGCCCTTAACGCACTAAGCACTCCTTTGTTCAAGGAGCTTAATGAAGCCCTGAGCAACTATGACAACGACAAGAGTATTGGCGCAATCATTATAACAGGAAGCGAGAAAGCCTTTGCCG CCGGCGCCGACATCAAAGAAATGGCCCCTCTTAGCTTTTCGGCCGCCTACAGCGAGAACTTTATCGCTCCCTGGTCCCACCTCGCTACCTCCATCCGCACCCCAGTCATCGCCGCCGTCTCCGGCTATGCCCTCGGCGGCGGCTGCGAGCTCGCCCTGATGTGCGATATCCTGTACTGCACCGAGACCGCCACTTTCGGCCAGCCCGAGATCAAGCTGGGCACGATCCCCGGTGCAGGCGGGTCTCAGCGCTTGACCCGCGCGGTCGGCAAGAGCAAGGCCATGGAACTTATCCTCACCGGAAAGAATTTCAGCGGCAAAGAGGCTGGTGAGTGGGGTGTAGCCGCGAAAGTTGTGCCGGGTGGCAAGGAGGAGTTGCTTGAGCAGGCCTATAAGACGGCCGAGACTATCGCTAGCTATAGCCGAGTGGCTGTTATTGCTGGTAAGGAGGTTGTTAATAAGAGTCAGGAGTTGTCGCTCAAGGAGGGGGTTGAGTATGAGAGACGGTTATTCCATGCGCTGTTTGGGAGTAAGGATCAGAAGATTG GTATGACTGCCTTTgcggaaaagaaaaaggcgGAGTGGTCCCATGAATAG